Below is a genomic region from Streptomyces roseoviridis.
CAGAACCCGTACGCGCAGAACCCGGACGGGCCGAACCCCTACGCGCAGAGCCCGCAGCAGAGCCAGAACCCCGAGGACGCCCGATGACCACCCCGCCGCCGGCCCCGTACTCGTACGTCTCCCCCATCCCGGTCCGCCGGGCGCACCTCGGCGACGCGCTCGCCTCCGAGTGGACCAAGATCCGCTCGGTGCGCTCCACGATGTGGACGGTGGGGATCATGGTGCTGCTGATGCTCGGCATCGGCCTCGCGGTGGGTGCGGTCGCCGCCGCCGCGGGCCCGGAGATGTCGGAGGAGTCCGCGCTGGGGCTCGGCTTCTTCGGCATGCTGCCGGCCTCGATCTGTGTGATGACCCTGGGCGTGCTCAGCATCAGCTCCGAGTACGGCACGGGCATGATCCGTACGACGCTGACCGCCTGCCCCAGCCGGTCGCGGGTGCTCACGGCGAAGGCCATCGTCTTCTTCGTGCTGGTCTTCTCGCTGGTCACGGCGATGGCGGCGGTGGTCGCCGCGGCCCAGGTGGCCATGGTCGACGCGGCCCAGCCGACCGGTGCGCAGTGGCTGCGGGCCACCGTCGGCGTGGGGCTCTTCCTGGCGCTGCTGGGTCTGCTGGCGATGGCCGTCGGCGCGATCATGCGGCACTCGGCCGGTGCGATCACGGTGATGATCGGGGTGCTGCTGCTGCCGCTGGTCGCGGCGCTGTTCATGTTCTCCCAGGCGCTGCGCTCGGTGCAGGAGACGCTGTTCATGTACGCGATCCCCTCGCAGATGATCGCGCTCTACAGCGAGTCGGCGCCGTTCAACGACCAGGGTCCGGCCGGCTGGGAGCCGGTGCTGATCGTCGCCGGGCTCACCGCGGCCGTCCTCGGCAGCGCGTTCGCGCTGCTCAACAGCCGGGACGTGTAGCCGTCCGAGGGGCCCGGGACACGGGCCGCTCAGTAGCGAGGCGCGTTGCGGGACCGCTGCACCCGGGTGGTGCGGCGGTCCTTGGCGTTCCAGCAGGCCTTGTGCCAGTGGCGGCGGTCGTCCACGCCGCCGTACTCCGGCCAGGCCACCAGGTGCGGGGCGCCGGAGGGGATCTCCTGGTCGCAGCCCGGGCAGCGGTAGCGCTTGCCGGGCGCGCTCGCGCCGGCCACCAGGCGGACGTACCACTCCTCGCCCTGCCAGCTCTCGGTGCGCTGCACACCGCCGTACCGCTCTCCCGGATCACCCTGTGCTGTGGGCTTCGCGCCGCCACGGGGGCGGTTGTGGCGCGGGGACACTTCGACACCTCGCTGGGGGGACGGAACACGGAAGGTTCCGTCCAGCGTACGGGCCGCGACGGGGTGCCCACTCCCCCGCCTGACAGGGATGAGCGGAAAATCGCAAGAACTTCATGAAGGGCCGTTGCCTTTGGCACGTGTCAGACGTTGTTGCCGGTACGTGGGGAAGTCCGAGGGGGGAGACGCGCCGTCCGCGAGGAGGCAGAAACGATGCGCGTGGGTACGTTCGTACTGGCCGCCCAGTTCCCGGGCCAGGGCCAGGGGGAAGCACTGCATCGCGCGGTGCGGACCGCCGAGGTCGCCGAGGAGGCGGGGCTCGACTCCGTCTGGCTGGCCGAGCACCACTTCGTGCCGTACGGGGTGTGCCCCTCCGCGGTCACGCTGGCGGCGCTGCTCCTGGGCCGCACCCGCCGGATCCGGGTCGGCACGGCGGTCAGCGTGCTGCCGAGCGTCCACCCGGTGGCGCTGGGCGAGCAGGCGGCGCTGCTGCACGTCACCTCGGGCGGCCGGTTCACCCTCGGGGTGGGCCGGGGCGGGCCCTGGGTGGACCTGGAGGTCTTCGGTTCGGGACTGCCCGCGTACGAGCGGGACTTCCCCGAGTCGCTCGATCTGCTGCTCCGCTGGCTGTCCGAGCCCCGGGTCGGCGCCCAGGGGGAACGATTCGCTTTCCGCGAGGTGGCGGTCGTGCCCGCTCCGGGCGAGCTGATCGGCGGCCCGGCCGCCCCCGAGGTGGTGGTCGCCTGCACCTCGCAGCACAGTGTGCGGCTGGCCGCCGAGCGGGGCCTGCCGATGCTGCTCGGCATGCACTGCGGGGACGAGGAGAAGGCCGAGATGGTGGCCTGCTGGGAGCGGTGCGCGCGGGAGGCCGGACGCGACCCGGACGAGATCGCGCGCATCGGCGCCGGCCACGTGTCGGCCGGGGTGGCCCAGGTCGCCGACCGCACCGCCGACGCGGCGGAGGCACTGGTGAAGGCGATGCCCGGTTGGCTGAAGCAGGGCCTGGACGCGCATGTGACGGTGGACGGCCGGCAGCGCGCGATGCGCGACCCGGTCGCGTACACGGAGCTGCTGTGCGGGCTGCACCCGGTGGGCACGCCCCGGCTCGCGGCGGACCGGCTCGCGGCGACCGCCGAGCGCACCGGCATCACCCGCTTCGCGCTGCTCGCCGAGGGCTCGGGTGACCTCACGGCGACGGAGGAGAACGTGCGGCGGCTGGGCGCCGAGGTGCTGCCCCTGCTGGC
It encodes:
- a CDS encoding LLM class flavin-dependent oxidoreductase gives rise to the protein MRVGTFVLAAQFPGQGQGEALHRAVRTAEVAEEAGLDSVWLAEHHFVPYGVCPSAVTLAALLLGRTRRIRVGTAVSVLPSVHPVALGEQAALLHVTSGGRFTLGVGRGGPWVDLEVFGSGLPAYERDFPESLDLLLRWLSEPRVGAQGERFAFREVAVVPAPGELIGGPAAPEVVVACTSQHSVRLAAERGLPMLLGMHCGDEEKAEMVACWERCAREAGRDPDEIARIGAGHVSAGVAQVADRTADAAEALVKAMPGWLKQGLDAHVTVDGRQRAMRDPVAYTELLCGLHPVGTPRLAADRLAATAERTGITRFALLAEGSGDLTATEENVRRLGAEVLPLLA
- a CDS encoding ATP/GTP-binding protein, with protein sequence MSPRHNRPRGGAKPTAQGDPGERYGGVQRTESWQGEEWYVRLVAGASAPGKRYRCPGCDQEIPSGAPHLVAWPEYGGVDDRRHWHKACWNAKDRRTTRVQRSRNAPRY
- a CDS encoding ABC transporter permease, whose protein sequence is MTTPPPAPYSYVSPIPVRRAHLGDALASEWTKIRSVRSTMWTVGIMVLLMLGIGLAVGAVAAAAGPEMSEESALGLGFFGMLPASICVMTLGVLSISSEYGTGMIRTTLTACPSRSRVLTAKAIVFFVLVFSLVTAMAAVVAAAQVAMVDAAQPTGAQWLRATVGVGLFLALLGLLAMAVGAIMRHSAGAITVMIGVLLLPLVAALFMFSQALRSVQETLFMYAIPSQMIALYSESAPFNDQGPAGWEPVLIVAGLTAAVLGSAFALLNSRDV